The following are encoded together in the Thermoanaerobaculia bacterium genome:
- the gatC gene encoding Asp-tRNA(Asn)/Glu-tRNA(Gln) amidotransferase subunit GatC, whose product MTSASENPFLSREGVERLARLARLRLDPAEAAALAPKLGHILEHIERIAEIPDADLPEPEPSPATTLRADQPVPGAGRAELSRNAAVTSHGLVPVPRVVDASR is encoded by the coding sequence ATGACATCGGCCTCCGAAAACCCTTTTCTGTCGCGCGAGGGCGTCGAGCGTCTTGCTCGGCTCGCGCGGCTGAGGCTCGATCCGGCGGAGGCGGCCGCGCTCGCCCCGAAGCTCGGGCACATCCTCGAGCACATCGAGCGGATCGCCGAGATACCGGACGCCGATCTCCCGGAGCCGGAGCCTTCCCCCGCGACGACCCTCCGCGCCGATCAGCCCGTCCCCGGGGCCGGCCGTGCGGAGCTCTCCCGCAACGCCGCGGTGACGTCGCACGGGCTGGTCCCGGTGCCCCGCGTGGTCGACGCGAGTCGATGA